The genomic DNA AACAGGTTCTTCTATAATCAGGACTTTTGTCATTTTATGCTCCTTACCGGAAAATAATGTTGTGCTACCTATAAAGAATAACGGAACATGTCTAAGGTTTCCATTTTTTCTAATATAAAGTCTATTCTTTGATATACTACATGATAGATTCACCTTGAAAGGATGAGCTTGATGTGGAAAGCACTATTATTCTTTTCTGTATGGATCGGCATTACCATTCCGATTCTTCTGTCTATCGTGTTCACGATCTTTAAACCGCTTGTTTTAGCAGATGATACCGGTATCAGTATGATTGTCATCGCAGCTATCGTTTCAGTATGTAATATTTATATCGCAACACGTATTTGGAATCGAATCGAAGAGAAAATGTACAAACGAAAGACTTTCATGTGAAAAACGCAGATCCTCCTGTTCACGGAAGAACAGAGCATCTGCGTTTTTTCATTCACACCTGGAAGCGGGCTATAGACATCATCTATATCAAATCTGGCAAGACAAAGAAATCCTTTTCACAATTATTGCACCGAATGAATACGCTGTAACGGCAGCTTAGTTAGGGTATTTTTTAGTTTCTCATATGTATTAACACTTAAACTTTCTCCAAAGGTATTAATAATGAAGTGGTCAGCTCTTCGCTTTCTATAACGATTGCAGTCAACCCCGTATCTGTTTTGGTTTCGTGCCATTCATCTTTATCCCAGAACACTGCTTCGCCACTGTGAACTTTGATGTATTCATCGGTTTCACCTCTAACCCAACCTTCTCCGTGAACAACTAAAAGAAGTTGAGGAACAACAGCTGGATGATAACCAATTAACCCACCCTCATCTAAATGCACACATCCTATATGTGCTACTTTGTCTGTCTGTGTAATACGTGACATCACAAAATCTGAGTCGAACTTTGTGATTTTCTTACCCACTTCTTTTTTAAATTGATAGATTTCCATATAATCCTCCCCTGACCAACCGTTTTTGAATACGACCGCTTTGCGAAGATAAACCGCTACGTTTACAAGCTTTACAACCTTCAAGTGTCATGTCGTTTCACGCACGATCAGTTCGAGTGGCATCGGCTGACTGACGGGCATTTCTTTTCCCTGGGCCAACTGATCAAGCACTTGGACCGCTTCTTTTCCGAGTCGTTCAATCGGTTGGGCAACGGTTGTCATCCTCATTGCCTCCGCAATCGCCTGATTGTCAAAACCGGTCACAGCAAGCATCTCCGGAATGTTAATCCCTCCTTGTTTCGCCTGATGAATGATGCCGGCAGCAACGTAATCATTCCCGACGATGATGGCAGTTGGTCTGTCCGTCAGTTTCAGCAAGCGTTTCATCACGTCCTGTCCATCCGCAAAGGAATAGTTCTCCTCAAAATACCAGTCCGGCGACACACGTATCCCGTTTTCATGAACGAATGCTTCAAAAGTATGACGACGAATCATTCCGACGCCACTCGCCGGATTTCCGAGACACAGTCCAAGAGAAGTATGTCCCCGTTTCACTAAATGAGACAACACTGCCAAAATCCCGCTTTGATGATCAACAGAGACTTGCGCGATGTTACCATCCCGCTGTTCACAGACAACGACCGGACCATCGCGTTGGACACGCTCGAGTACTTCCGACGGACTGACCGATGAGCCGATGATCAGCCCGTCGATTTGCTTATGCCGCAGTTGTGTAAATGACTGCTGTTCCTGTTCCCTGTCATTAAACGTTTGATGAATGAGCATCGAGATATTCCGCTCGGCACAGGCGATACCGATTCCTTCAATCAATTGACTGAAAAACGGATGGTTGATTTGCGGGACCATCACTCCGATGACATTTGTTTTGCCGCGGGATAAATGAACCGCGTTTTGATTCGGTCGGTAATCCAGTTGCTTCATTGCCTGTAAGACGGCCTCCCGTTTCTCAGCAATGACATACGGCTGATTGTTCAACACACGGGAGACCGTCGAGCGGGAAACACCGGCTGCCTTTGCGATTTCAGTAATATTTGCCATCCTGTACTCCTTTATGTCTGACTTGAATCGAACAGAACGTTTCTAAAGCCATGGCAACTCCATCGTCATCATGATGTCCTGTCTCGTCCGTCGCCTGTCGTTTAACGGCGTCTTCCGCATTCCCCATCGCAATACTTGTTGTGGCGACCCGAAACATCGGCAGGTCATTGTGGTGATCGCCAATCGCTACGGTTGCTGTCAGTGAAATCCCCAACCGTTCAGCAAATTGTTGCAACGCCATTCCCTTATCGCTTCCGCTCGCCGTCACCTCAAGGTTAAATGGGCCGGAGCTTGTAACGGTGCAGTTTCGTGACGATAAGTCGTTTTCGATCCGTTTCAGTACGACAGCTTTTGGACTTACAATCATGAACTTCATGACTTTCGCTAAATCGACGTCTGAGAAATCCGTTACTTCCCGGACGCCGTATTGCGTCAATTGCGGCTGTACGGATTTAAGGAATTCGTCAGCTTGAAACAACGGATTGGTTCTCTGTTCCTTTTTGATTTGTTTCATCAGTCGATCCGTCGCATCAAACGTCAACAGAATTTCGTCTTCCAAGTAAATTTGAAGATATACGTCCTGCTTCAGCAAACAGTTCAAGATCGCTTCGCTCTCGTCAGAGGGGACATAAGTATTTTTCCGTATCGTTATCCCTTCGCATTCTGCCCGGATTTCTGCTCCGTTTGAACCGATAATTGGACAATCCAACCGGTGGAGCCGTAACAAATACGCTGCATCAAACGCCGCTCGCCCTGTCGCGATCACGACGATATCTCCGTTCTCCTGACATCGCTTGACGGCTGTGACATTTCGTTCTGAAATCATATGAGTTGAGTGTAACAAGGTGCCGTCTAAATCAATGGCAAATAAGCGCATGGTGTTCCTCCTCACGGGATGATGTACTGTTCGTCTTCAGTATAGATTCTGAAACGCATCCCAGAGCAACCTCCTATTACGGGCAATCGACCTCAATCCGTATTTTCCAAGAAAGTCGACATACATGGCTGAAGTTCCATTTCCTGATGGTAGTCATCCAGACACACTAATAAATGTTCCGCTTCTTTCGGCTGCTTTCGTTGGAGCGCTGAAAAGCCAATCCAAATGATTTCGTCCGGTAAACCGGCGTCTTCCGGGTCGGTGATGAGATCCCAAAATGCATCCCAGTTTTCCCCATAATGTGAAGGGAAGTTTAGTTTCTGTTTTAACAGCCGGTGCAGCTCGCTTGCTGACCGGATTGCGGTGACGTCTATTTCAACGGTTTTCATGAGTTCTCTCCTTTCGGCAACTTTCGCTTTACTTTGTATAGGTCAAAAATAAGGTCTCTTTTTTGTGACCACCCCACATGACGCTGATACGAAATATATCAGTAGTCGTGGCGACACGATAACTTTCTGTCGTCTCGATTGTCGAACCGCCCGGGAAGGTGCCGACCATGTCACTGAAATGGCTTGATCGCCTCGGCGAGCCGTCTATCTTTGAAAGAAGACTGTCCACTTCCCAAAGAATAGGTTGTTCCTTCTTATATGACTGTTTCACGTCTTTACCGATGTACTGAAGGGCGTAGCGTTCACTTGTATAATAGGAAAACAGACCATTCTTTGCCTGTCTTACTTCGATCACACCTTCCCATGAGGCACTTTTCGCTTGATAGACAAAACGGGTTGGTTTCTCCATCGTCCATCGTTCATAATAATCAACAAGGTATGCACTACTTATCAAAACAACAAAGCCAAGACCTATGAATTTTGTCCGTTGTGTCAGCTGTTTCATTTACGTTTCACCTCCAAGACCTGATCTTACTTATTCAAAGAAAAGAGGCATCTTCTACTCATGACTACCATTTATCTCGCACGCCACGCCGAGTCTCCGAAAACCGATTTGAATGAATGGAAACGCGGCTTGACTGATGCCGGACTGATTGCCGCGCAATCTGTCACAACCTACTTAAAAGATGAAAAGATCGACCTGTTTTTCTCCAGTCCGTATCAACGTTCGTTGTTGACGATTGAAGGAGCAGCACGCTGTTTCGGGAAAGAGATCTTGATTGAAGAAGACTTGCGGGAATGTGCGTTTTCCGGGCAACATCAAACGATACCGCAAGCTGATATATATCCACTCGTCCGACAGATGTTTGCCAATCATGCTTTTTCACGCGACGGCTCGGAAACGTTTCAATCCTGTCAGCACCGCGGTGTTCAAGCGTTGACCTCCATCCTGCAAAATCATCCCGGAAAACGAATCGTCATCGGCACGCACGGATTGATCATGACGGCAATTCTTAACTACTTTGATCCAAAATACGATTTTGATTTCCTGCTGCAGACGACCAAACCCGATATGTATCAACTTACCTTTACAGGGACAGAACTCGTGAACCTGTCACGCATCAAGTTACCGACTTACGATTGATGAGACGCGATGAACTCGAGCAACACC from Exiguobacterium sibiricum 7-3 includes the following:
- a CDS encoding barstar family protein encodes the protein MKTVEIDVTAIRSASELHRLLKQKLNFPSHYGENWDAFWDLITDPEDAGLPDEIIWIGFSALQRKQPKEAEHLLVCLDDYHQEMELQPCMSTFLENTD
- a CDS encoding Cof-type HAD-IIB family hydrolase; the encoded protein is MRLFAIDLDGTLLHSTHMISERNVTAVKRCQENGDIVVIATGRAAFDAAYLLRLHRLDCPIIGSNGAEIRAECEGITIRKNTYVPSDESEAILNCLLKQDVYLQIYLEDEILLTFDATDRLMKQIKKEQRTNPLFQADEFLKSVQPQLTQYGVREVTDFSDVDLAKVMKFMIVSPKAVVLKRIENDLSSRNCTVTSSGPFNLEVTASGSDKGMALQQFAERLGISLTATVAIGDHHNDLPMFRVATTSIAMGNAEDAVKRQATDETGHHDDDGVAMALETFCSIQVRHKGVQDGKYY
- a CDS encoding LacI family DNA-binding transcriptional regulator; the protein is MANITEIAKAAGVSRSTVSRVLNNQPYVIAEKREAVLQAMKQLDYRPNQNAVHLSRGKTNVIGVMVPQINHPFFSQLIEGIGIACAERNISMLIHQTFNDREQEQQSFTQLRHKQIDGLIIGSSVSPSEVLERVQRDGPVVVCEQRDGNIAQVSVDHQSGILAVLSHLVKRGHTSLGLCLGNPASGVGMIRRHTFEAFVHENGIRVSPDWYFEENYSFADGQDVMKRLLKLTDRPTAIIVGNDYVAAGIIHQAKQGGINIPEMLAVTGFDNQAIAEAMRMTTVAQPIERLGKEAVQVLDQLAQGKEMPVSQPMPLELIVRETT
- a CDS encoding histidine phosphatase family protein codes for the protein MTTIYLARHAESPKTDLNEWKRGLTDAGLIAAQSVTTYLKDEKIDLFFSSPYQRSLLTIEGAARCFGKEILIEEDLRECAFSGQHQTIPQADIYPLVRQMFANHAFSRDGSETFQSCQHRGVQALTSILQNHPGKRIVIGTHGLIMTAILNYFDPKYDFDFLLQTTKPDMYQLTFTGTELVNLSRIKLPTYD